The Vibrio ishigakensis genome has a window encoding:
- a CDS encoding mechanosensitive ion channel family protein, with the protein MFQLTESLILNEVIFITTFSLIAWGVWRVVLGRLESLAEKTKVTWDNAVIHGIRAPISVLIWCWPATVSLGLVLEDNLNHSLDWLATLKLILLIFVAVWALYRIVSNFEAEVLSHPERDPTTVQAVSKVVRLAVIILGVLTVMQTLGLSLSGLLTFGGVGGLIAGLAAKDLLSNFFGGMMIYFDRPFKVGDWIRSPDRNIEGTVERIGWRMTMIRTFDKRPLYVPNSVFSNIVVENPSRMTNRRIYETIGLRYQDSAKMDKIIADVHAMLKEHPEIDATQTLIVNFNAFGKSSLDFFVYTFTKTVNWVRFHEVKQDVMLQIINIIHENEADIAFPTQTLKVDPAVESAEKQMLNL; encoded by the coding sequence ATGTTCCAACTGACAGAGAGCCTTATTCTCAACGAGGTGATTTTTATCACCACCTTCAGCTTGATTGCTTGGGGTGTCTGGCGCGTGGTGCTCGGCAGGCTGGAAAGTCTCGCTGAAAAAACCAAGGTAACTTGGGACAACGCAGTTATTCACGGTATTCGTGCCCCAATCAGTGTTTTAATCTGGTGTTGGCCTGCCACTGTATCCCTAGGGCTAGTGCTCGAAGACAACCTCAACCATTCACTGGATTGGCTCGCTACCCTAAAGCTAATTTTGCTGATCTTTGTGGCTGTCTGGGCTCTTTATCGAATCGTCTCCAATTTCGAAGCCGAGGTTCTCTCTCACCCAGAGCGCGATCCAACCACAGTACAGGCCGTCTCTAAGGTAGTGCGCCTCGCGGTGATTATCCTAGGTGTATTGACCGTGATGCAGACCCTTGGGCTTAGCCTATCAGGTCTGCTTACCTTCGGTGGTGTCGGTGGTCTTATCGCTGGTCTGGCGGCAAAAGATCTGTTGTCCAACTTCTTCGGTGGCATGATGATCTACTTCGACCGTCCGTTTAAGGTGGGTGATTGGATCCGCTCCCCAGATAGAAACATTGAGGGTACGGTAGAGCGTATCGGTTGGCGCATGACCATGATCCGTACCTTCGATAAACGCCCGCTATACGTACCGAACTCGGTCTTCAGTAATATAGTGGTTGAAAACCCATCGCGCATGACCAACCGTCGTATCTACGAGACCATAGGCTTGCGTTACCAAGATTCCGCCAAGATGGACAAGATCATCGCAGATGTACACGCCATGCTAAAAGAGCATCCGGAGATCGACGCCACACAAACCCTGATAGTCAACTTCAATGCCTTTGGTAAGTCATCACTAGACTTCTTCGTGTATACCTTTACCAAGACGGTGAACTGGGTGAGATTCCATGAGGTGAAGCAGGATGTGATGCTTCAAATCATCAATATCATTCACGAAAATGAAGCAGACATCGCCTTCCCAACACAAACACTCAAGGTCGACCCAGCAGTAGAAAGCGCTGAAAAACAGATGCTAAATCTATAG
- a CDS encoding LysR family transcriptional regulator: MADINWKGIDLNLLVAFQALYKARSVSLAANELHISQSAMSHSLARLRQMLGDPLFHRQGHKMEPTEKAMQLARDVDLVIGVVTNNILSQESFAPEKYQEAFKIGLTDYAEFVFAPQIFDRLSAEAPNAKISFINVNRHNVLEVMEKERLDLAIGSFPSLPDRYQTQPLYQESHVCLFDANKTGLTPPLSIEQFCQLPHALVSPDGNWVTNVDKSLQEQDKSRHVQVLSRNFLTIGQLIKGRDLVCIVPKLMSMIPFIAEGLTRSQPPIPVSDFTISMLWRSNPSNKDKQHWLQGCVASVINPDFSTKD; this comes from the coding sequence TTGGCAGATATTAACTGGAAAGGGATAGACCTCAATCTGCTGGTCGCCTTTCAGGCACTGTATAAAGCACGCAGTGTTTCCCTTGCCGCCAATGAGCTTCATATAAGCCAGTCAGCAATGAGCCACAGCTTGGCAAGGCTAAGACAGATGCTAGGTGATCCCCTTTTCCATCGTCAGGGCCACAAGATGGAGCCCACCGAAAAGGCTATGCAACTTGCACGAGACGTAGATCTCGTGATTGGCGTGGTAACCAACAACATTCTTAGCCAAGAAAGCTTTGCACCCGAGAAATACCAAGAGGCCTTTAAGATCGGCCTCACCGACTATGCGGAGTTTGTGTTTGCCCCTCAGATCTTTGATCGATTAAGCGCTGAAGCACCGAATGCCAAGATCAGCTTTATTAACGTCAATCGCCACAACGTTTTAGAGGTGATGGAAAAAGAGCGCTTAGATCTAGCAATAGGTAGCTTCCCATCGCTACCTGATCGCTATCAAACCCAGCCTCTCTATCAAGAAAGCCACGTGTGCCTATTCGATGCCAATAAAACCGGACTGACACCACCGCTTTCAATTGAGCAGTTTTGTCAGCTTCCACACGCCTTAGTTAGCCCAGATGGAAACTGGGTGACCAATGTCGATAAGAGCCTGCAAGAGCAGGATAAAAGTCGCCATGTGCAGGTACTATCCCGCAACTTCTTGACCATAGGCCAGCTGATAAAAGGTCGCGACCTTGTATGCATAGTACCTAAGCTGATGTCTATGATCCCTTTTATTGCTGAAGGGTTAACGCGTAGCCAGCCACCTATTCCGGTGAGTGATTTCACCATCAGCATGTTGTGGCGCAGCAATCCCTCGAACAAAGATAAACAACATTGGCTACAAGGCTGTGTTGCCAGTGTCATCAACCCAGATTTCTCAACCAAGGATTAG
- the chrA gene encoding chromate efflux transporter — MFSIFKIFFALGWVCFGGPAAHIGYFRKTFVEQKKWLSDDEYAQLVALSQFLPGPGSSQVGFALGYKKGGLGGAFAAFLGFTLPSILLMITLALLSSSLLETSIFVSVIHALKLLAVVVVADAIVGMYKNFCQTKQSIGLCLLVAVSMLLFSGIAAQIIVLLACAILGTLWFKSEPAEKPQGKVKLQMLPLVIFVAVLVLGPLLASQAPIAKLFHDFFYAGSLVFGGGHVVLPLLQNLIGDSLSTDAFLTGYAAAQAVPGPMFTFATFLGYELLPQQPILGSIVATLAVFLPGFLLVLSVIHNWQALASIPSVSAALKGVNAGVVGLLIAALYQPIFASAVSGAQDFAVVLVGFFLLKQLKLPIVGLVASFIGYGVLVSFF; from the coding sequence ATGTTTTCCATTTTTAAGATCTTTTTCGCACTAGGCTGGGTTTGTTTTGGTGGCCCTGCTGCCCATATAGGCTACTTTCGTAAAACCTTCGTTGAGCAGAAGAAATGGCTCAGTGATGACGAATACGCGCAGCTTGTTGCCCTTAGCCAGTTTCTTCCAGGTCCAGGCTCTAGCCAAGTGGGCTTCGCCCTTGGCTACAAAAAAGGTGGCTTGGGCGGCGCGTTCGCAGCTTTTCTAGGATTTACCCTTCCTTCGATTCTTTTGATGATAACGCTGGCGCTACTCAGCAGTAGTTTGCTTGAGACCTCAATCTTTGTCTCAGTGATTCATGCCCTGAAATTGTTAGCAGTTGTGGTTGTGGCAGACGCAATCGTCGGAATGTACAAGAATTTCTGTCAGACCAAGCAATCTATCGGGCTTTGCTTGCTGGTGGCGGTGTCCATGCTGCTGTTTAGTGGCATTGCGGCTCAGATCATAGTGCTATTGGCGTGTGCAATCTTGGGCACCCTTTGGTTTAAATCAGAACCTGCAGAAAAGCCACAAGGTAAGGTTAAGTTGCAGATGCTGCCACTTGTGATCTTTGTTGCCGTGCTAGTGCTGGGTCCACTGCTCGCATCCCAAGCTCCTATCGCTAAGCTGTTCCACGACTTCTTCTATGCTGGCTCTCTGGTATTTGGTGGCGGCCATGTGGTACTTCCGCTTCTGCAAAACTTGATTGGTGACTCACTAAGCACAGATGCTTTCCTAACGGGTTATGCAGCAGCGCAGGCTGTACCGGGGCCTATGTTCACCTTTGCTACTTTCTTGGGTTATGAGCTATTGCCTCAGCAACCTATCTTGGGCTCTATTGTGGCAACTCTGGCTGTGTTCTTGCCAGGTTTCTTACTGGTGCTGAGCGTTATCCATAACTGGCAAGCATTGGCGAGTATTCCTTCGGTGTCGGCGGCACTTAAAGGTGTCAACGCGGGTGTAGTTGGCCTACTGATTGCGGCTCTCTATCAGCCTATCTTTGCGAGTGCAGTAAGCGGGGCACAAGACTTTGCGGTGGTGCTAGTAGGTTTCTTCCTACTCAAGCAGCTTAAGCTTCCTATTGTAGGCTTGGTTGCCAGCTTTATTGGCTACGGTGTGTTGGTTTCTTTCTTCTAA
- a CDS encoding helix-turn-helix transcriptional regulator: MSDNQLPLIRVESAIIIIESARDFFPSSLLHKAQEFLPIPLERGTLTIPAIPENAIIHFMQQLHQHADSEDFFLYLEESMKQLAKLWPIPSSSQCNNLVSILEYNVANFQSNSSQSLLSIEKEGFEQQVTLTLSTDEHYLERYSGTAIWLELQSLMFLVQYIRRILGDEWLPLSVGLQHAEVDEVEKHVPLAHKGLFVQREVTSITLSKQDAYTPLEIEPQSVSLPELSVQSLYSEQLIAALWPYTGERKLELGVCSELLNTSKRTIQRKLQGEGMTFRDIVDKLHVRFALAVLREDRFTVADVASHLGYANSSKFIRAFKRITGLPPMQYIQKEPR, translated from the coding sequence GTGTCAGATAATCAGCTTCCCTTGATTCGTGTAGAAAGCGCCATCATCATCATAGAGAGCGCACGAGACTTCTTTCCATCGAGCTTGCTACACAAGGCGCAAGAGTTTCTGCCTATTCCTCTTGAGCGCGGAACACTGACTATCCCTGCGATTCCAGAAAACGCCATCATTCACTTTATGCAGCAACTCCACCAACACGCTGACAGTGAAGACTTCTTTCTTTATCTAGAAGAGAGCATGAAACAGCTGGCTAAGCTATGGCCGATTCCAAGCTCTAGCCAATGTAACAACTTGGTTTCCATACTCGAGTACAACGTAGCGAATTTTCAATCCAACTCCTCTCAGTCTTTACTCTCTATAGAAAAAGAGGGATTTGAACAGCAGGTCACTTTGACTCTAAGCACAGATGAACACTATCTTGAGCGCTATTCCGGAACTGCAATTTGGCTAGAGCTTCAGAGCCTGATGTTCTTGGTGCAGTACATTCGGCGCATACTAGGAGATGAGTGGCTTCCCTTATCGGTGGGCCTGCAGCATGCAGAGGTGGATGAAGTTGAAAAACATGTCCCACTTGCCCACAAGGGGTTATTTGTTCAACGCGAAGTCACCTCTATCACTCTATCTAAACAGGATGCCTACACGCCTCTTGAGATAGAACCCCAGAGCGTTTCTTTGCCTGAGCTCTCGGTTCAGAGCTTATATTCGGAACAATTGATAGCAGCGCTCTGGCCGTACACCGGCGAGCGTAAGTTAGAACTCGGCGTGTGCAGTGAGCTCCTTAATACCTCAAAGCGAACCATACAAAGAAAATTACAAGGCGAGGGAATGACCTTCCGAGATATCGTCGACAAGCTTCATGTGAGGTTCGCTCTGGCTGTACTGAGAGAGGACAGATTCACTGTCGCCGACGTCGCTTCACACCTAGGCTACGCCAACTCCTCCAAGTTTATCCGCGCCTTCAAACGCATCACCGGACTGCCTCCCATGCAGTACATACAAAAAGAGCCCAGATAA
- a CDS encoding carboxymuconolactone decarboxylase family protein, which translates to MSRVNIYKNQPAAYKAFFGVEAYLKQCGFDPILEELVRVRTSQINGCAYCIHVHTKGALAHGETQERIFALSVWKESKLFNEKERSILALVEEMAHITEKGVSDETYQALESHFDEIQISQFIVLCTMMNAWNRLGVATHANELTKY; encoded by the coding sequence ATGTCCCGCGTTAACATCTACAAAAATCAGCCCGCTGCCTACAAAGCTTTCTTCGGTGTAGAAGCCTATCTTAAGCAGTGTGGCTTTGATCCTATCCTGGAAGAACTGGTGCGTGTGCGTACCTCTCAGATCAATGGCTGCGCCTATTGTATTCACGTTCATACCAAGGGAGCGTTGGCGCACGGAGAAACACAAGAGCGCATCTTTGCCCTATCAGTATGGAAAGAGTCCAAGCTGTTTAACGAAAAAGAGCGCTCGATATTGGCATTGGTAGAAGAGATGGCACACATCACTGAAAAGGGTGTCAGTGACGAAACCTATCAAGCGCTAGAGTCTCACTTTGATGAAATCCAGATATCTCAATTTATCGTGCTCTGTACCATGATGAATGCATGGAACCGCCTAGGCGTCGCAACTCACGCCAACGAGCTAACCAAATACTAA